The DNA sequence GTTGAGCCCGATGATGGTCTTGCCGGAATTCTTGAACAGCGCCCACGAGCCGGTGGTGAAATCCTGCAGCCGCGTACCGATGGCCAGCACGACGTCGGCCTCTTCCGCCAGCCGGTTGGCAGCAGAGGTGCCGGTAACACCGACGGCCGCCATGTTGAGTTGGTGATCGTCCGGCAGCGAGGACTTGCCGCCTTGCGTTTCGCAGACCGGAATACCGGCGGCTTGGGCGAACTTGGCCAGTTCGTCGGAAGCCTGGGAGTAGAGCACGCCGCCGCCGGCGATGATCAGCGGCTTCCTGGCCCCCTTGAGCGCCGCGACGGCCGCCGCCAGTTCGTCACGGTCCGGACGCGGCCGGCGCTGGCGCCACAGCCGCTCGGCAAAGAAGCTCTCGGGATAGTCATAGGCCTCGGCCTGCACGTCCTGGCAAAGCGACAAAGTCACCGGTCCACATTCGGCCGGATCGGTCAGCACCTGCATGGCGCGACTCAGCGCCGGGATGATCTGCTCCGGCCGGGTGATGCGGTCGAAATAGCGCGACACGGGGCGGAAGCAGTCGTTGACCGTCGCCGTGCCGTCGGAAAAATCCTCGGCCTGCTGCAGCACGGGATCGGGAATGCGGTTGGCGAAGACGTCGCCCGGCAAAAACAGGACGGGCAACCTGTTTACGTGGGCGAGGGCCGCCGCCGTCACCATGTTCATCGCGCCAGGGCCGATCGAAGAGGTCGCGGCCATGAAGCGGCGGCGGAAATTGGCCTTGCCATAGGCGATCGCCGCATGCGCCATCGCCTGCTCGTTGTGGGCGCGGAAGGTCGGCAACTCGTCGCGCACCTGGTAGAGCGCCTCGCCGATGCCGGCGACATTGCCGTGGCCGAAGATCGCCCAGACGCCGCCGAAGATCGGCGTTTTTTTCCCGTCGACCTCGGTCATCTGGCGGGACAGGAAGCGGGTCAGCGCCTGCGCCATCGTCAGGCGGATTGTCTTGCTCATGGTGTTTTCCTCCGCAGTCCCTACGCCGTTGCGCCTTGTTATGCCGCCTTGCGGCCGCGCGCGACAAGCCACGCTTCGGTCAACTGTTCGAAGCGCGACGCCATGTCGGCGACAGCCTCGTCGTCCGACATCCTGCCGGCCAGCCATTGTTCGGCTGCGTGGACGAAGATGGTGCGCCCGACGGCAAAGCCCTTGACGATGGGCGCGTTGGCCGTAGCGGCGAAAGCGGCCTCCAGTTCGTCCTGCGGCGCCTCCAGGCCAAGCAGCACGATGCCCCGGCACCAGGGATCGTGCTTCAGGATCACCGCCTCGATCCTGGCCCAGGCGCCGCTCGACGCCTGCGGTTCGAGCTTCCACCAGTCCGGCTTGATGCCGAGCGCATAGAGTTCCTCCAGCGCGCGCGGGATCGTCGTGTCGTCGAGCTTGCCGTGCTTGCCGGCGATGATCTCGATGAGAAGTTCGCGTCCAACTTTGCGCGCGGCCTCGAACAGCGCGCGCAGCTTCTGCTGCTGTTCTTCCTTCAGTTCCGCCGGATCGTCGGGATGATAGAAGCACAGGCACTTGATGCAGTGGTCGACGGGCCATTCGGTAAGCTGCGAGCCGATGTCCTGCGAGAATTCGAAGCGCAACGGCCGCGAGCCCGGCAGTTCCACCGGGCGTCCGAGCCAGGCGAAGGGGTGGCGAGCGAATTCGAA is a window from the Mesorhizobium australicum WSM2073 genome containing:
- the iolD gene encoding 3D-(3,5/4)-trihydroxycyclohexane-1,2-dione acylhydrolase (decyclizing); translated protein: MSKTIRLTMAQALTRFLSRQMTEVDGKKTPIFGGVWAIFGHGNVAGIGEALYQVRDELPTFRAHNEQAMAHAAIAYGKANFRRRFMAATSSIGPGAMNMVTAAALAHVNRLPVLFLPGDVFANRIPDPVLQQAEDFSDGTATVNDCFRPVSRYFDRITRPEQIIPALSRAMQVLTDPAECGPVTLSLCQDVQAEAYDYPESFFAERLWRQRRPRPDRDELAAAVAALKGARKPLIIAGGGVLYSQASDELAKFAQAAGIPVCETQGGKSSLPDDHQLNMAAVGVTGTSAANRLAEEADVVLAIGTRLQDFTTGSWALFKNSGKTIIGLNVQPFDAGKHRALPLVADAWEGLAELATALQGWKAPAAWTDNAAAGKKAWQADAAKVTASTNAAFPSDAQVIGAVQRAMGSGVTLLHAAGGLPGELHKLWQAGAPGSYHAEYGFSTMGYEIAGGLGTKMAKPDEEVVVMIGDGSYLMLNSEIATSVMLGLKLTVVLLDNRGFGCINRLQMATGGANFNNLLQDSRYEILPDIDFAAHAASMGAISEKVPSVAELENALQKAKKNDRTTVLVIDTDPLVSTDAGGHWWDVAVPEVSARPQVNAARKAYDEKRRMQSVGD